A stretch of the Mycolicibacterium celeriflavum genome encodes the following:
- a CDS encoding DUF7064 domain-containing protein, translating to MPTTDVVERPADLTADWLTSSLGAPVAEFSYERIGTGQMSECYRVALTYTDGDDGPASVVLKVAASDPVSRQTGLALGLYEREVRFYTDIAPRIGGPVAPCFSSAFNADTGAFHLLLGDAGPAIVGDEIRGASAEQAMLALAELGRLHGPLLGDAAAASADWLNRDAPVDQALISGLYAGFAERYADKITPEHRLVCERLVGSFDGYLGAEAAADRVRGLVHGDYRLDNMLFGQPGADRPLTVVDWQTVTWGPAMTDVAYFLGCALPVEVRREHYDALLGAYHRALGPDAPISLDDVRDGVRRQSFFGVMMAIISSMLVERTDRGDEMFMTMLTRHCEHVLDVNALSVLPEPVVPEPLCPSVDDEGEHPAGDEPLWNESWYYDFVDPQQEVGGWVRLGLYPNLKTSWVNGLVCGPGIPTYALLDFEDTGAIELVLTATEPLKTYRVTMRGRGQAYDDPAALLRDEPGRPVEVSMELEWTTAGTPYLYRMTPRYEIPCTVSGAVRVDGREFTFTDVPGQRDHSWGVRDWWAMDWVWSALHLDDGTHLHGVDIRIPGAPPIGIGYVQAPDEPLVELQTVTARETFGDNGLPLQTTLTLAPGDVTATVEVRGHAPVLLTSPDGRISHFPRAWATVTTADGRTGVGWLEWNRNQP from the coding sequence GTGCCCACGACCGACGTCGTCGAGCGACCCGCAGACTTGACCGCCGACTGGCTGACATCGTCGCTTGGCGCACCGGTTGCGGAGTTCTCCTACGAGCGCATCGGCACGGGCCAGATGAGCGAGTGCTACCGCGTCGCGCTGACGTATACGGACGGCGACGACGGGCCGGCGTCGGTTGTGCTCAAGGTCGCCGCCAGCGACCCGGTCAGCAGGCAGACCGGGTTGGCCCTCGGCCTCTACGAACGCGAGGTGCGGTTCTACACCGACATCGCGCCACGCATCGGCGGACCGGTCGCACCCTGCTTCTCGTCCGCCTTCAACGCCGACACCGGCGCGTTCCATCTCTTGCTCGGCGACGCGGGGCCCGCGATCGTCGGCGACGAAATCCGCGGCGCATCAGCCGAACAGGCCATGCTGGCGCTGGCCGAACTCGGCCGGTTGCACGGCCCGCTGCTGGGCGACGCGGCGGCGGCCAGCGCCGACTGGCTCAACCGTGACGCACCGGTCGACCAGGCGCTGATCTCTGGGCTGTACGCCGGGTTCGCCGAGCGCTACGCCGACAAGATCACGCCCGAGCACCGCCTGGTGTGCGAACGGTTGGTCGGCAGCTTCGACGGGTATCTGGGCGCGGAGGCTGCGGCCGACCGCGTCAGAGGACTCGTGCACGGCGACTACCGCCTCGACAACATGCTGTTCGGTCAACCCGGCGCCGACCGACCGCTCACCGTCGTGGACTGGCAGACCGTCACATGGGGTCCAGCGATGACGGACGTCGCCTACTTCTTGGGTTGCGCGCTACCCGTCGAGGTGCGTCGCGAGCACTACGACGCGCTGCTCGGCGCCTACCACCGGGCGCTCGGACCGGACGCGCCGATCAGCCTCGACGACGTCCGCGACGGCGTGCGCAGGCAGAGTTTCTTCGGGGTGATGATGGCGATCATCTCCTCGATGCTGGTCGAGCGGACCGACCGCGGCGACGAGATGTTCATGACCATGCTGACGCGCCACTGCGAGCACGTTCTCGACGTCAACGCGCTCAGCGTGTTGCCCGAACCGGTTGTCCCAGAACCGCTTTGCCCATCGGTAGACGATGAAGGCGAACATCCCGCCGGGGATGAGCCGCTATGGAACGAAAGTTGGTACTACGACTTCGTCGACCCGCAACAGGAGGTTGGGGGATGGGTGCGGCTCGGGCTGTACCCGAACCTGAAGACGTCGTGGGTCAACGGATTGGTGTGCGGTCCCGGTATCCCGACCTACGCGCTGCTCGACTTCGAGGACACCGGCGCCATCGAACTGGTACTCACGGCCACCGAACCGCTGAAGACCTACCGCGTCACCATGCGCGGACGCGGTCAGGCGTACGACGATCCGGCCGCACTGCTGCGTGACGAGCCGGGCAGACCGGTCGAGGTGTCGATGGAATTGGAGTGGACGACCGCGGGCACACCGTATCTGTACCGGATGACCCCGCGCTACGAGATCCCGTGCACGGTGTCTGGCGCCGTTCGGGTCGACGGCCGCGAGTTCACGTTCACCGACGTGCCCGGGCAGCGCGACCATTCTTGGGGGGTCCGCGACTGGTGGGCGATGGACTGGGTGTGGAGCGCGTTGCACCTCGACGACGGCACCCATCTGCACGGCGTCGACATCCGCATTCCCGGCGCGCCGCCGATCGGAATCGGCTATGTGCAAGCGCCCGACGAGCCGTTGGTTGAACTGCAAACCGTCACGGCGCGAGAGACGTTCGGCGACAACGGTTTACCGCTGCAGACAACGCTCACTCTCGCTCCCGGTGACGTCACCGCGACGGTGGAGGTCCGCGGCCACGCACCCGTTCTGCTGACTTCGCCCGACGGCCGCATCAGCCACTTCCCGCGCGCATGGGCCACGGTGACGACGGCCGACGGCCGTACGGGCGTGGGCTGGCTGGAGTGGAACCGCAACCAACCGTAG
- a CDS encoding carboxylesterase/lipase family protein, giving the protein MHEHTVRATISSGTVEGFTRDGVNRWRAIPYARPPVGPLRLRAPQPVQPWRGVRYCHGYGNCAPQQRMYTMLAPGKYQPMSEDCLTLNVVSPKKRSESALPVMVFIHGGGYFMGSSATPIYDGAALARNGCVYVSVNYRLGALGCLDLSSLSNKDVTFDDNLYLRDLVMALTWVRDNIAVFGGDPDKVTIFGESAGAHAVATLLAVPAAKGLFAQAISESPAAGMVRTPEVAAQYATRFAALLGAGEHDGADTVMAARPAALVNAFERLVKQGQREMLGAFAAGPTSGTDYLPLDPIEAMRSGKAHRVPLIVGTNAEEARLFGRFLKLLPMSEPMIERLLAETEPEERERITAAYPGYPDQTACIQFGSDFAFGSAAWQIAEAHSRHAPTYLYRYDYAPRPLRWSGLGATHATELLAVFDVYRTKFGRLLTAVGDRRTALRVSNDVQHRWREFARTGVPGADWPAYTTADRAVRVFDQRPRIEYDPHAARREAWEGFSLAAR; this is encoded by the coding sequence ATGCACGAACACACCGTCCGCGCAACGATCTCCTCCGGCACGGTCGAGGGTTTCACCCGCGACGGGGTGAACCGGTGGCGAGCCATTCCCTATGCCCGCCCACCGGTGGGTCCGCTGCGACTGCGCGCGCCCCAACCGGTGCAGCCATGGCGCGGTGTGCGGTACTGCCACGGCTACGGCAACTGCGCGCCGCAGCAACGCATGTACACGATGCTGGCGCCCGGCAAGTACCAGCCGATGAGCGAGGACTGCCTGACGCTCAACGTGGTGAGCCCGAAGAAGCGATCGGAGTCGGCGCTGCCGGTGATGGTCTTCATCCACGGTGGCGGTTACTTCATGGGCAGTTCGGCCACGCCGATCTACGACGGTGCGGCGTTGGCACGCAATGGTTGTGTCTATGTCTCGGTCAACTACCGGTTGGGTGCGCTCGGGTGCCTGGACCTGTCGTCGTTGTCGAACAAGGACGTCACGTTCGACGACAACCTGTACCTGCGCGACCTGGTGATGGCGCTGACCTGGGTCCGCGACAACATCGCGGTGTTCGGCGGCGACCCCGACAAGGTGACGATCTTCGGTGAGAGCGCCGGTGCGCATGCCGTGGCGACATTGCTCGCCGTACCCGCGGCCAAAGGTCTGTTCGCCCAGGCGATTTCGGAGAGTCCGGCGGCGGGAATGGTCCGCACCCCGGAGGTGGCGGCCCAGTACGCGACGAGGTTCGCGGCGCTGCTCGGGGCGGGGGAGCACGACGGCGCCGACACGGTGATGGCGGCCCGCCCGGCCGCCCTGGTGAACGCGTTCGAACGGCTCGTCAAACAGGGGCAGCGCGAGATGCTCGGCGCCTTCGCCGCGGGGCCCACCAGTGGAACCGACTATCTGCCGCTGGATCCGATCGAGGCGATGCGCAGCGGCAAGGCGCACCGGGTGCCGCTCATCGTCGGAACGAACGCCGAGGAGGCGCGGCTGTTCGGCCGCTTCCTCAAGCTGCTGCCGATGTCGGAGCCGATGATCGAGCGGCTGCTCGCCGAAACCGAACCCGAAGAGCGCGAACGGATCACGGCGGCGTATCCGGGGTATCCGGATCAGACCGCCTGCATCCAATTCGGCAGCGACTTCGCGTTCGGCTCGGCCGCGTGGCAGATCGCCGAGGCGCACAGCCGCCATGCCCCGACCTACCTGTACCGCTACGACTACGCGCCGCGCCCGTTGCGTTGGTCGGGGCTGGGTGCCACGCACGCCACCGAACTGCTGGCCGTCTTCGACGTGTACCGCACGAAGTTCGGTCGACTGCTCACCGCGGTCGGCGATCGCCGCACCGCGCTGCGCGTCAGCAATGACGTGCAGCACCGTTGGCGCGAGTTCGCCCGCACGGGTGTACCCGGTGCCGACTGGCCCGCCTACACCACCGCCGACCGTGCTGTGCGAGTGTTTGATCAGCGTCCACGCATTGAGTACGACCCCCATGCCGCTCGCAGGGAGGCGTGGGAAGGCTTCTCGCTGGCCGCGCGATAA